A segment of the Herpetosiphon gulosus genome:
CTCATGCCACGACCGGACTCTGAACCAATTGAATCGCTGATCGATCGATGGTGGAGTAATCCTGGGGCTGATCTGACCGCCGCGACCCGCACGCGCTATCGTGGTGCGCTGTGCCGTCTTTGTCGGTGGTTTGCCGCCGCCGAGCGGCGGTCTTTGCTGCTGGCCGATCTGCATCCGATCAGCCTCGCGGGCTATCGTGAGGCACTTAAGCAGACCGAGGCGGTGAGCACGGTCAATACGCACCTCAGTGCCATCCGTACCTGGTGCATCTGGCTCGTTGATCAGGGCTATCTCGCGACGAACCCGGCCCAACGGCTGAAGCTCGTGAAGCGCACGACTCCATCGGCCCCGAAGGCACTGAGTCCAGCCCACGTCAATGCCCTGTTACGGCAGGCGCAATTCACCCGGAATCCCATGCGGAATACCGCCATTCTCCAAGTCCTGATTCAAACCGGCATGCGGATCAGTGAATGTGCGGCGTTGTGCTGGCACGATATCCACTACGGCGAGCGCAGTGGCCATGCACTGATTCGCGCAGGCAAGGGGAATACCGTGCGCACCGTCCCGCTCAATGAATCAGCACGGTGTGCACTCGCCAGCTATGTGGCACCGCTGCTTGGGGTGGAACCATCGCTGCACACGGTTGCGCGGGCATGGCCGCTGCGGCAGGAGGGTGATCCCCGCCGTCCCCTCTGGACAAGCGAGCGGCAGCGTGCACTGAGTCTGCGGGAGATGAGCCACATGATCCATCAACTCGTGCGCGATACATCCGCGCGGAAGCTGCTGCCAGCGAGCACCACACCGCATAGCCTGCGGCATACCTTTGCCACTCGCTACTTAGCCCGACACCCCCATGATCTTGTTGGGTTGGCTCGACTGCTGGGCCATCGTTCCATCACAACCACGCAAATCTATCTCCAACCGACCGCAGAACAACTTGCGGCACGCGTTGATCAGATCGATCTCAACGCCTATGGCAATGAATGAACCGTCGCTATGGCGTTAAATCCACTCACCGATAGTGCATTGTGGAAGCACACGCTGGATGCATGGAAAGATCGAATGGGGAGCGATACGAGGAATGCGCTCAGCGGTGTGTCTGCTTGGGGTCACCGGTAGTCGTCAATGCGTTATGTTTACTTTGCGGCTGGCCGCAGGATTGTTGGTCATGGGCCTTCATGTACAAGAGAAGCAATTTTTGGTCTTAGTCTCCGAAGTTGTTCATCAAATATGGGGAGACGATGTTCAATCATTTGTACTAGTGGATCAGAACTAGATACTATACTCTGTTCTAACTGATCCCGGGCTTTAAGCACTTTTAGAACGGCAGCATCAACTTGAAGTAATCGATCATCATTTTCAACGATTCCTTCTAACTCCTTGATCGCTACTTGATACGTTGTAAGCGCAATACTAATGTTAACAACTCTGGACTTCATAACAAGTTTCCTATAACATCAATAGTATTTTCTCACCTAGATTAGCCGATCAATCTACGTGAATTGCTAGGAAAAAGTTACTCTTATATGCTTGAATCCCAGCGACTGGGCAACCGAGCGATGTCTCCAAGTAACTGCACCAGCACCAACGCTATGGAGCGTCTTTATTCCCATATAGTACACAAATCAGCCCCTAATATTAATGAATTTTACCACCATTTTCATCATTTCCACGTGCTTGACATCGCTCATGCTCTTTGTTAGGATATCAACCAGAATCGAGAGAGAGAGAGCATCCTTATGCTGGAGAGCATGTGGATGACCCATCACCATCCATCCCCATGTGCGTTGTCCCTATACGCGCCTTCCTCGGATGACTCCTCCTCTGATTGCTGATAGACCCTCTATCGCGTTCAAAGGAGTCCCTATGTCCCTTGTGCCACGTTGGCTTGCCCATCTGTTGGTCATCACGCTGTTGGGTTCGGGTGTCCCCCGCGCAGCCGTGCGCTCGACCGTGCCCGCCAATCCGCAGCCGCCGACGGTCACGGCCCCAATCACGCTGCATGATGATTTGCCACCATTGCCTGATTTGCCGCCCGTTGCACTCCCACTAGCGGATACAACCAGCCAGCGGGCCACCATTCCCCTGACGACGACCTCCCCATCGCCGTTTGGCCCATTGTTGGCTCGCAACACTGATCCCGCCATTGAACCATCGCCAACCAATCCGATCCCCTTAGACGGCGACATCGACCAAGGGGCATCCCGCTCATTGGGGCCACAGGATGTGAGTTCGTGTATGGGTGATGCGGCGAATCCCCGCGCATGGTGGCAACGGGATGCAACCAATCGGTATGAATTTCTGAATCCGAGTAATGTGGATTGGTCGCATGATCCGACGGGTACCACCCTGCAACGGCGCTTTTTCCAGACTGATCGCTCGGTCGGGATTGTCATTTGTCTCCGCCCCACCGATCAAATCGCCAGCTGGGTGCCGAATGGGACGACGTGGACGACCACCTGGTATCGGAGTGCCACTCCGACCAGCACTGTGCCAACCATCGAGTTTGGCCGCGTCACGATGACCTATCGCGGCGTTCAGAATGGGACGCTCCTCTTTACCGCTCGCTGGAATAATGGCAACGAGTTTCCCTTCGATCAGAACTGTACGGCGACGGCAAACCCCTGTGCAACCCTCGCTCCGCTCAATATTGATGCGCTCGATCTCAAACGCTATCCTGGCATGTGGCGAGCGGTGGTGACGAGTACCACCGGCATGACCGCCACCCCACCCGATAGCGTGATGATTAACTTAACCGTCACCGACTATGAGGCCAGCCCCAATCCGATCAATCGGGCAACCCCGACCACCTTGACGACCCGGTTCCAAGCAACCCCACCCACGCGGAATGCACAGGGTCAGCCAGAGATCCCCTTCTTGGGCTATGACTATGATCTCTATACCCCGGCAGGTCAGCATATCATGACCTTGCCCCATCCCACTCCAGGCTTTGACCCGGGTACCGCGACCGCAAGTTTCGCCACGAGTTGGAATAACCAGCTCACGAATCCCACCCGCCCGATTACCGATGGCACCTATCTCGTCTCCTTCATGTTTGCCTTTGGGGAACCGTTGTGGCTAGGCTGGAGCGAACCGGCCTACATTCAGGCCATTTGGCCGCTGTATGTGGGCGTTCCCGCAACCCAATTGCGCAACAAAGGCTCGTGTGAATTTGGCTGTTCTCCCGCATCCTACCAAGTCGTGGCAGGCGATCCGGTCAATACCGCCTCAGGAAATTTTCTCCATAGCGAAACCGATCTGACCATTCCCACCGATGCCGAGCCACTCACGTGGACGCGGTCCTATAATAGTCAAGCCTTGACTGAAACCTCGGTGCTTGGCCCCGGCTGGACGCATCCCTTCCAACTCCGCCTGGTTTTACCAACAAGTCCACTTGGGGTCGCCAATCAAATCAGTCTCATCAGCCCATCGGGGAACCACTATACCTTTCGGCAATCCGGATCGACCTATGTTCCCCTCCCAGGGGTCTACGCTACGCTCACGGCTGATGCCACTGGCTATACCGTGAGCCTTCCCGATCTGACGCGCTATCGCTTCGATCTGCAAGGACGGGTAACCACGGTCACGACCAGCCGTGGGTCGAGCCTCCAGTACCAGTATGTCACCAGCGGTCCCTATACGGGATTGCTTGACC
Coding sequences within it:
- a CDS encoding tyrosine-type recombinase/integrase, which encodes MPRPDSEPIESLIDRWWSNPGADLTAATRTRYRGALCRLCRWFAAAERRSLLLADLHPISLAGYREALKQTEAVSTVNTHLSAIRTWCIWLVDQGYLATNPAQRLKLVKRTTPSAPKALSPAHVNALLRQAQFTRNPMRNTAILQVLIQTGMRISECAALCWHDIHYGERSGHALIRAGKGNTVRTVPLNESARCALASYVAPLLGVEPSLHTVARAWPLRQEGDPRRPLWTSERQRALSLREMSHMIHQLVRDTSARKLLPASTTPHSLRHTFATRYLARHPHDLVGLARLLGHRSITTTQIYLQPTAEQLAARVDQIDLNAYGNE